CGCTGCGGGTGGCTATGAGGTTCCGCTGGCTGGTGTTGGGGGGCGCGACCGCGCTGGTAGCGGCCTGTCTCTGGCTGGCGACCACCCTGGGGGCGGAATTCATTCCACAACTGGATGAAGGGGATATTGCACTCCATGCCCTGCGCATCCCGGGCACCGGACTGGAGCAATCTATCGAGATGCAGTCGCAGCTGGAAGAACGGCTGAAGGCGTTTGGGGAGGTGGACAAGGTGTTCGCCAAGATCGGCACGCCGGAAGTGGCCACCGACCCCATGCCCCCCAGCGTGGCAGACAACTTTGTCATCTTGAAGCCCCGCAGCCAATGGCCGAACCCCGACAAAACGAAGGATGAACTGGTGGCGGAAATGGAGGACGCGGTAACGCAACTGCCTGGCAACAATTACGAGTTCACCCAACCCATCGAAATGCGCTTCAACGAGCTGATCTCCGGCGTGCGCGCCGATCTCGGCATCAAGGTGTTCGGCGATGACCTGGATCAGTTGCTGACATCGGCCAACGACGTCCTTGAGGTTGTGGAATCCACGGAGGGCGCTGCCGATACCCGGGTCGAACAGGTGACCGGCCTGCCCATGCTGTCGGTACACCCCAAGCGCATGGCGCTATCCCGCTACGGGCTGACGGTGGATAATCTCCAGGATCTGGTGGCAGCCGGTGTCGGGGGCGAAAACGCCGGCCTGATTTACGAAGGCGACCGCCGCTTCCAGTTGGTGGTGCGTCTTCCCGAAGACATCCGCCGGGATGTGGACAGCCTCGCGGACCTGCCAGTCCCCCTGCCGGACGGCGGCTATGTGCCCCTGTCGGAAGTGGCCGAGCTGGAGCTGGCTCCGGCGCCCAACCAGATCAGCCGGGAAAACGGCAAGCGTCGGGTGGTGGTCACCGCCAACGTGCGGGACCGCGACCTGGGCGGATTTGTCGAGGAAGCACAGGCGCGCATTGCGGACGACGTGGATCTACCTCCCGGATACTGGCTGGATTACGGCGGGACCTTCGAGCAACTGCAGTCCGCCAGTCAGCGGCTTGCCATCGTGGTGCCGGTGACACTTGCCATCATCCTCGCACTATTGGTGATGGCCTTCGGCTCCCTCAAGGATGCCCTGATCATCTTCACCGGCGTGCCACTGGCCCTCACCGGCGGGGTTCTGTCCCTGTGGCTGCGAGACATGCCCCTGTCCATCTCGGCGGGTGTTGGCTTTATCGCCCTCTCCGGGGTGGCGGTGTTAAACGGCCTGGTGATGATCGCCTTTATCCGTGATCTGTGGCACGAACAGGGTGACTTGATGAAGGCCATTGTCGATGGCGCCCTGATCCGCTTACGGCCGGTATTGATGACCGCCCTGGTAGCAAGCCTCGGCTTTGTACCCATGGCACTCAATACCGGCACCGGCGCCGAAGTACAGCGTCCTCTGGCGACCGTGGTGATCGGCGGGATTATCTCGTCCACCCTGTTGACGTTGTTTGTACTCCCTGTGCTCTATGCGTTGTTGCATGGCAGAAGTGCCAGTAACTCCACGCCCACAGGCGACATTAAGCACGACACTGATAGTTAACCAAAGCCCTACCATGGGGAGGAATCTCCCCATGATTTTTTCAACGTTCTTTTATTGCGGTTTATACCCTGGTAAGACTATGAACGACCCACCCAAGCAACGAAAAGATGACCCGAAGGAAGCTCCACACTTTCGAACACATCGTATCCACGCCATCAACAGTGACTGGTATTTTTTAACCCGTGAAGGTCAAAATATCGGGCCATTCCCGAACAAAAAAGCGGCCGAAGACAGCCTTGCGGAATTCCTGAAAACTGTCAAAAAGGATGAGTAGCCAATGGCCCAAAATCCACAAAGTCGCCAAGGTACAGGCGACCAGGCACAGAGTAAGCTGAATGCAGCAGATGCTTCTTTATACATAGATACCAAACGAGGTTAGTCCAATGAGTCACGACCATGTGCATATGCCCGCTGAGACCAAGGATAAGCGCGTTGCTATCGCCATCTGGGCGAACGGGATCCTGACCCTGGCTCAGATTGGAGGAGGTATCTTCGCTGGCAGTCTCGCCCTTATCGCAGACGCCTTGCATAACTTCTCTGACATGGCATCACTCTTCATCGCGCTGGCGGCGCAAAAAATTGCGCGCCGCCCGGCTGACGCAAGGATGACCTTTGGCTACGGACGCATTGAAATCGTTGCAGCCCTCATCAATTACACTACCTTGATCATTATCGGGTTCTACCTGATTTACGAAGGTGGCATGCGGATAATCGATCCTCCAGAGGTAAAGGGCTGGTGGGTCGTCTGGCTCGGTGGTATCGCCCTGGCCGTGGACGCATTGACAGCGTTGCTCACCTATTCAATGCAAAAAGACAGCGTCAATATCCGCGCACTGTTTCTTCACAATCTGTCGGATACACTGGCGTCGGTCGCCGTGGTCATTGGCGGAACCCTTATTTTACTCTACGACATGCGCTGGGTTGATCCTGCCATCACCATCGGCATCGCGGGCTACATTCTCTACCTGGGTCTGACAGAAATCGGCGGTACCATCAGAACCCTCATGCTGGGCAGCCCGGTGGACATCGATACCGATGCCGTCATTGTTGCCCTGTCCAACATCGAAGGCGTTATCGATATTCATCACGTGCATTTTTGGCAGATGGGCGAACACGATGCCTCGCTGGAAGCTCATGTGATTATCGAGGAAAGTGCATGGGATCAACTTGAGAACATCAAGTACAGGATAAAACAGGCTCTGGCGCAGGAATTCAATATCAGTCATTCGACACTGGAATTCGAACACCCGGACCACGTGCACAAGGATACCCACACCTATGGGCATGGTTAAGGATGAGGAGGGAGCCTACTTCCGACCCATAGTTTACGGGTTGGAATTGCCTAATACGGAGTAGTTCAGACTTGGTCTGACATACTATTTTTTCGGCGAATTACTCAGGGACTCTTGATTTTGATGCTGCATCATTTGTTGCATCATCTGTTGTTGCATTCCCATGCATGAACCCATCATGTTCATACGTTGCGACATCGCTTCTTGCGAGGTGTCCTCCGGGTTCCACCAACCCATCATATTGCCGTTGTTCATCATATGACCATTCATCATATGACCATTCATCATATGGCCATCCTTCATGTGGCCATTCATCATATTCCCCATCATCATGCCGCAGCCGGGATATTCTTTCGTCCCGTGCATCATTTCCATTCCTTTGTTCATCGTCATCCAATGTTCCTTCATCAAGCGCTGCCGCTCCTTGGGGTCAGAGGTTTGCTGCATTTTTTGCATTTGATTCTGCATTAACTGCATCTGTTCCATCATTTTATTCATGTATTCCTGATGGGCTTTATCTTGTGCTGATGGCTGTGGATCATCCGCGGCAAGCGCTACCAGAGGAAAAAGGATTACCGAAAGAAAAATTGAAATCAACGTTTTGCTGTTCATACAAAGACCCTCACTGTGGGAGTTCATCTAAAAAATGACTGAAATCGAGATTTCCGTATTGGTTTCACCATGGTGTCGACGTTATTTGCTCCCAACACAGCCAAATAGTGGCGGGTCAGGATTTTAATTGTAGTATGCGTTGTGCTCCCCGTAATACAATAAGCGCAATCATCGTACCGATAAGGAGGTCGGGATATCTGGATCCTGTCCAGGCAACCAATATTCCCGCCAAAATAACACCCAAATTGGCAATCACGTCATTGGCGGAGAAAATCCAGCTGGCCTTCATGTGCGCGCCGCTATCCCGACTTTTGGCAATCAACAGCAGACACACCACATTTGCCGCGAGAGCCACGAGCCCGAAGCCCATCATCAGGCTGGAAATGGGCTCACTTCCGAACAATAGCCGCCTTACCACTTCACTCAAAGCACCGAGGGCGAGAATGATCTGAAGCCAGCCTGACAAATGCGCCGCGCGCAGCTTCATCCGCACACTGTGTCCAACGGCATATAGTGCCACGCCGTAGACGGCGGCATCAGCAAACATGTCCAAAGAATCCGCGATCAAGCCAGTGGATTGCGCCAGCCAGCCTACTGTCAGTTCAACCACGAACATAACGCCGTTGATGGCCAGCAACCACTTCAGTATACCGGCTTCGACCTGGGCGGTTGCCTCTTCCTTCTCCCTGGCCAGGACTAGATCCTCTTCCCCCACCGGGGTGGTTTTTTCGAGCGTGGCACCCAGCCCCAGGGAGCGCATCCTTTCCTCGATGGTAGCCCCATTGTCACCATGGAAAACACGCACTTTCCGATTCGGTGTATCGAACTCCAGTAAAACGCGGGGCTCAATACTGTCCAGGGCCATGCGAATCATCCCCTCTTCCGACGGGCAGTCCATTTTTGGTACCCGGTAGTCACTGACATAGCCATGTTGAAAAGCCGTATCAGTATTCGCTATCCCAGAGGCGGGGACATTGGCAACCTTCGCACTCTGGCAGCCGTCATTGCACGGGTCAGACATTGAAAAAGCCCTTGTGGATGTACGGACGGTCACTATAAACTCTATAGCAACTATAGAGTCAATCGGAATATTGAGAGATGATGAAAATCGGCGAACTGTCGAAAGTGACTGGCTGCTCCGTGCAAACCATCCGGCATTATGAAAAGGAACATTTGATTGCCTCTGTAGAACGCAGTGAAGGTAATTTTCGCCTGTACGATGAAGCTGCCGTTGAGCAATTATTGTTTATCAAACACTGTCGGAGCCTGGATCTCAGTTTGCCGGAGATCCGGCAGCTTTTGGCTTTAAACCGTTCTCCAGGCGCGCAATGTGATGATGTGAATCGGATGATGGATAGGCATATCGAGCAGGTGGAGGCGCGTATCCAGGAACTCACCAAACTGAACGAGCAACTGAGAATGCTGCGCCGCAGCTGTTCAAACCGTCGGACAGTCGAGCAGTGCGGCATATTGCGGAATTTGTCGGCTACTCCGGTTTCGAGCGGGTGACACCCGGTTCCAAAAACTCTCCTGAACGTTCTGCAACAGGGGCATTTTTCCGCTGCCTTCTCGCCAACCCCAGAAAGACCAGGAAAACCACCAGTACCGACAATTGCGCCAGGATCCCCTGCCAGGTGGATTTGACG
The DNA window shown above is from Pseudomonadales bacterium and carries:
- a CDS encoding cation transporter, which produces MSHDHVHMPAETKDKRVAIAIWANGILTLAQIGGGIFAGSLALIADALHNFSDMASLFIALAAQKIARRPADARMTFGYGRIEIVAALINYTTLIIIGFYLIYEGGMRIIDPPEVKGWWVVWLGGIALAVDALTALLTYSMQKDSVNIRALFLHNLSDTLASVAVVIGGTLILLYDMRWVDPAITIGIAGYILYLGLTEIGGTIRTLMLGSPVDIDTDAVIVALSNIEGVIDIHHVHFWQMGEHDASLEAHVIIEESAWDQLENIKYRIKQALAQEFNISHSTLEFEHPDHVHKDTHTYGHG
- a CDS encoding cation transporter; amino-acid sequence: MSDPCNDGCQSAKVANVPASGIANTDTAFQHGYVSDYRVPKMDCPSEEGMIRMALDSIEPRVLLEFDTPNRKVRVFHGDNGATIEERMRSLGLGATLEKTTPVGEEDLVLAREKEEATAQVEAGILKWLLAINGVMFVVELTVGWLAQSTGLIADSLDMFADAAVYGVALYAVGHSVRMKLRAAHLSGWLQIILALGALSEVVRRLLFGSEPISSLMMGFGLVALAANVVCLLLIAKSRDSGAHMKASWIFSANDVIANLGVILAGILVAWTGSRYPDLLIGTMIALIVLRGAQRILQLKS
- the cadR gene encoding Cd(II)/Pb(II)-responsive transcriptional regulator is translated as MKIGELSKVTGCSVQTIRHYEKEHLIASVERSEGNFRLYDEAAVEQLLFIKHCRSLDLSLPEIRQLLALNRSPGAQCDDVNRMMDRHIEQVEARIQELTKLNEQLRMLRRSCSNRRTVEQCGILRNLSATPVSSG